One Xylanivirga thermophila DNA segment encodes these proteins:
- a CDS encoding transposase produces the protein VTMLTVYISMVKNLQNSLTKILKAIHQLIDDDLSKDVPVISPALELLQSIPGIGFLTAATIIAEIGDFTAFSKPKKLVAYFGIDPSVIQSGEFTGTRNKMSKRGSRLLRRVLYTTALANIRTKRNNEPCNPVLMDFYKRKSQSKPKKVALGAVMHKLVYIIFAVLRDRKPFELRTPEEHAKMLTRKHTAA, from the coding sequence CGTAACAATGCTCACCGTTTATATCTCTATGGTTAAAAACCTCCAAAATAGTCTTACTAAAATCTTAAAGGCAATTCACCAATTAATTGACGATGACTTGTCAAAGGATGTGCCTGTAATATCCCCGGCTCTTGAACTTCTTCAAAGTATCCCTGGCATAGGCTTTCTTACAGCTGCTACTATCATTGCTGAGATCGGTGATTTCACAGCTTTCTCGAAACCAAAAAAACTAGTTGCATACTTTGGAATTGACCCTTCAGTGATACAGTCTGGAGAGTTCACCGGTACCCGTAACAAGATGTCTAAAAGGGGCTCAAGGCTGCTTAGGAGGGTGCTCTATACTACAGCTCTTGCCAATATCCGAACTAAACGCAACAACGAGCCATGTAATCCTGTACTGATGGATTTCTATAAGAGAAAGTCACAGAGCAAGCCTAAAAAAGTAGCTTTAGGAGCAGTTATGCATAAACTCGTTTATATCATCTTTGCTGTTCTTAGGGATAGAAAGCCTTTTGAACTACGTACTCCCGAAGAACATGCTAAAATGCTTACAAGAAAGCATACTGCAGCTTAG
- a CDS encoding ABC transporter permease, with the protein MPSIEQGLAFSIMAMGVYITFRVLKFSDLTVDGSFPLGGAVAAILITKGTDPWLATIIAFGCGCIAGCITGILNTKGNINELLSGILTMTALYSVNLRIMGKSNIGLLDQKNVFSPIENMGIDSKYMYLFLFIILVFALKFIMDWFLSTKLGLALRATGNNAQMIRSLGVNTELMKILGLGLSNGLIALSGALVAQYQGFADIGMGLGTIVAGLASVIIGEMLIGGTKLSTITFSIILGSFVYRMCITIALRLGLNSTDLKLLTSVLVIITLVVPQVKDKVKLSLNN; encoded by the coding sequence ATGCCTTCTATAGAACAAGGTCTTGCCTTTAGCATTATGGCTATGGGCGTATATATTACTTTTAGAGTTCTAAAGTTCTCCGATTTAACTGTAGATGGGAGCTTCCCCCTAGGCGGCGCAGTAGCTGCAATTCTTATTACAAAAGGAACAGATCCCTGGCTAGCTACGATTATAGCCTTTGGATGCGGATGTATAGCCGGATGTATAACAGGCATTCTAAATACCAAAGGAAATATAAATGAACTTTTATCAGGCATACTTACAATGACAGCCCTATACTCCGTTAATCTTCGTATAATGGGTAAATCCAATATAGGTCTGTTAGATCAGAAAAATGTGTTCTCCCCTATTGAAAATATGGGTATAGACAGTAAGTACATGTATTTATTCCTGTTCATCATATTGGTCTTTGCCCTAAAGTTTATAATGGACTGGTTTTTGTCCACTAAACTGGGATTGGCCCTGAGAGCCACCGGCAACAATGCCCAGATGATAAGGAGTTTGGGAGTCAATACAGAACTTATGAAGATATTAGGTCTTGGCCTATCCAATGGGCTAATTGCCCTATCCGGTGCATTAGTTGCACAGTATCAGGGTTTTGCAGACATTGGAATGGGTTTAGGAACTATAGTAGCCGGATTGGCATCGGTTATAATAGGTGAAATGCTCATTGGAGGTACCAAATTATCCACTATTACTTTTTCAATAATATTGGGATCATTCGTATACAGGATGTGCATTACAATCGCTTTAAGACTTGGATTAAACAGTACCGATTTAAAATTGCTTACATCGGTTTTAGTAATAATCACCTTGGTTGTTCCCCAGGTTAAAGACAAAGTAAAACTTTCATTGAATAATTAG
- a CDS encoding ABC transporter substrate-binding protein: MVKRLLSFLISLTILCSLMACSSNPSSSSDDVLKIGIAQIVEHPALDSAKEGFIDELRENGYEDGKNIKLYIQNAQGEPANLNTIAKQFDSKNLDMVFAIATNTAQAMANTIKDKPILITAVTDPVDCKLVKSMDNPGGNITGTSDLTPVKEQMEIIHNTFPSARKIGMLYNAGEANSLIQVDLAKKSAKELGLEIIEATVTNSSEVNQAAQSLVGRVDIIYTPTDNTVASSINAVAKVAMDNKIPHIGAEKAHVEGGALFTKGIDYYDLGRQTGKMAIDILKGSKPGNMSIQMSDKLTIAVNQKTLRSLGIELPDEIMNDAEILR; the protein is encoded by the coding sequence ATGGTAAAACGGTTATTGTCATTTTTAATTTCACTTACAATTTTATGCAGCCTTATGGCATGCTCTAGCAATCCAAGCAGTTCGTCAGATGATGTATTAAAAATTGGTATAGCTCAAATTGTGGAGCACCCTGCCCTTGATTCTGCAAAAGAAGGTTTTATAGACGAGTTAAGAGAAAATGGGTATGAAGATGGCAAAAATATAAAGCTATATATTCAAAACGCCCAAGGCGAACCCGCCAATTTAAATACCATCGCAAAACAATTTGATTCAAAAAATCTAGATATGGTCTTTGCTATAGCTACAAATACAGCACAGGCTATGGCTAATACTATTAAAGATAAGCCCATATTAATAACGGCAGTTACCGATCCTGTAGATTGTAAACTGGTAAAATCAATGGATAATCCAGGAGGTAATATCACAGGAACTAGTGATTTAACTCCTGTAAAAGAACAAATGGAAATAATTCACAATACATTTCCAAGCGCCAGAAAGATAGGTATGCTCTATAATGCAGGTGAAGCAAATTCACTTATCCAGGTAGACCTTGCAAAAAAATCAGCAAAGGAACTTGGACTTGAAATAATAGAGGCAACTGTAACAAACTCAAGCGAAGTAAATCAAGCTGCCCAGTCTTTGGTCGGTAGAGTAGATATTATATATACCCCTACAGATAATACCGTAGCATCATCCATAAATGCCGTTGCCAAGGTGGCCATGGATAATAAGATACCACATATAGGTGCGGAAAAAGCACATGTAGAAGGTGGAGCTCTATTTACAAAGGGAATAGATTATTATGATCTTGGAAGACAAACCGGGAAAATGGCCATTGATATATTGAAAGGTTCAAAGCCCGGCAATATGTCCATTCAGATGTCTGATAAATTAACCATTGCAGTAAATCAAAAGACACTGAGAAGCTTAGGTATAGAGTTACCAGATGAAATAATGAACGATGCAGAAATATTGAGGTGA
- a CDS encoding MurR/RpiR family transcriptional regulator, with protein MRDIIFNINELKDTFTPSESKIAQYILEYPQQVTNLTINELARVCNTSEASVVRFCKTLNLKGFQDLKVKIAASIAIKHKELDGGISKDDSLSTIVQKIGNFNKQAIEQASSVLDLNALEEAVEVLSNARRIDFSGLGASGIVAYDAMTKFMRINVPCNYYSDSHLQLTSAANLTRDDVAVGISYSGNTREVVDVLKIAKEKGAYTISITKVGNSPLVETADINLYVSSQEAIFRAGAMASRIAQLNLIDILFVSVAIKKYDEVIGYLENTSGATSIRKI; from the coding sequence GTGAGAGATATCATTTTTAACATTAATGAGTTAAAGGATACATTTACACCCTCAGAATCAAAAATAGCCCAGTATATATTAGAATATCCACAGCAAGTAACAAATCTTACTATTAATGAATTAGCGAGGGTATGTAATACAAGTGAAGCAAGTGTCGTGAGATTCTGTAAGACATTAAATTTAAAAGGATTTCAGGACTTAAAAGTTAAGATAGCAGCTTCTATTGCTATCAAACATAAAGAACTTGATGGGGGCATAAGCAAGGATGATTCGCTATCTACAATTGTACAAAAGATTGGGAATTTTAATAAACAGGCGATAGAGCAGGCATCATCTGTACTTGATTTAAATGCACTAGAAGAGGCTGTAGAAGTATTGTCAAATGCCAGGAGAATAGATTTTAGTGGGCTAGGGGCATCGGGTATAGTAGCTTATGATGCTATGACAAAATTTATGAGAATCAATGTACCATGTAATTATTACAGCGACAGTCATCTGCAGCTGACATCTGCAGCAAATTTGACAAGGGATGATGTAGCGGTAGGAATTTCCTATTCAGGCAATACGCGTGAAGTTGTGGATGTTTTAAAGATAGCAAAAGAAAAGGGTGCTTATACAATAAGTATTACAAAAGTAGGAAATTCACCTTTAGTTGAGACTGCGGATATAAATTTATATGTATCCTCTCAAGAAGCCATTTTCCGTGCAGGAGCCATGGCATCTCGTATAGCGCAGCTTAATCTAATTGATATATTGTTTGTAAGTGTAGCTATTAAAAAATATGATGAAGTCATCGGTTATCTAGAAAATACCAGTGGGGCTACATCTATTAGAAAAATATAA
- the murQ gene encoding N-acetylmuramic acid 6-phosphate etherase — MLYSLITEQQNSDSLNIDTMNTIDILKIMNEEDKKVAYAVERELGEIASAIDAIVERMQRGGRLLYFGAGTSGRLGILDAAECPPTFGTRPELVQGIMAGGGAGAFNIAREDIEDHKEEGAADVVKNNITQLDSIIGISASGQAPYVLGALEEAKKRGALTISIACNEQALLDDAADININVVVGPEIIMGSTRLKAGTAQKMVLNMISTATMIKMGKVYRNLMVDVKPKNKKLIERAKRIIMLATGVSYEEADRYFNLSNKNAKIAIVMIEAGVCYETACELLEKGDGFVAQAIEIYQTNMGNNEI, encoded by the coding sequence ATGCTTTATTCGTTGATTACAGAGCAGCAAAACAGTGATAGTTTAAATATTGATACCATGAATACCATAGATATTTTGAAAATTATGAACGAAGAGGATAAGAAGGTAGCCTATGCAGTAGAAAGGGAGTTAGGTGAGATTGCATCTGCTATAGATGCAATAGTAGAGAGAATGCAAAGGGGAGGTAGATTACTATACTTTGGTGCAGGAACTAGCGGTAGATTGGGTATACTTGATGCAGCAGAATGTCCACCTACATTTGGTACCCGGCCCGAATTGGTGCAGGGTATAATGGCCGGTGGAGGTGCTGGTGCCTTTAATATCGCTAGGGAGGATATAGAAGATCATAAAGAAGAGGGTGCGGCAGACGTTGTAAAAAACAATATTACGCAACTTGATTCCATAATAGGGATCTCTGCCAGCGGCCAGGCACCATATGTATTAGGAGCATTGGAAGAGGCAAAAAAAAGGGGCGCCCTTACCATATCTATAGCATGCAATGAACAAGCCCTTCTAGATGATGCGGCAGACATAAATATAAATGTGGTAGTGGGACCTGAAATAATAATGGGTTCTACCAGACTTAAAGCCGGAACAGCACAGAAGATGGTACTTAATATGATATCTACAGCTACCATGATAAAGATGGGAAAGGTATATAGAAATCTTATGGTGGATGTAAAGCCTAAAAATAAAAAACTGATTGAACGGGCAAAAAGGATTATAATGCTTGCAACTGGCGTTTCGTACGAAGAAGCTGATAGATATTTCAATTTAAGCAACAAAAATGCAAAGATAGCAATAGTAATGATAGAGGCGGGAGTTTGTTATGAAACGGCATGCGAATTATTAGAGAAGGGAGATGGCTTTGTAGCACAGGCTATAGAAATCTATCAAACTAATATGGGCAATAACGAGATTTGA
- a CDS encoding ABC transporter permease: MEIVSTKKQDNVVKRRQDSKKMRAKMWKDRYMYLMILPVVIYYIIFKYLPMGWLRIAFYDFKILKGIKGSKFVGLKHFKAFINNPDFLKIMWNTLYINILSLLFCFTAPIIFALLLNELLGGKFKKTVQTVSYLPHFLSMVVVVGMIKNILSPSIGVVNAIRKAFGNEAIYYLGEAKYFRPIMILSGIWQEMGWGSIIYLSALSGINTELYEAAVIDGAGRFQQVWHITIPGILNTIIVMLILRIGSLLSVGFEKVYLLQNPHNIAVSEVLSTYVYKMGMVNSNYSLATAVGMFNGIISLILVSLANQLSKKYSEISLI; the protein is encoded by the coding sequence ATGGAGATTGTCAGCACCAAAAAGCAAGACAATGTGGTTAAGCGTAGGCAAGATTCTAAAAAGATGCGAGCTAAGATGTGGAAAGATAGGTATATGTATCTTATGATCCTTCCTGTAGTTATATACTATATAATATTCAAATATTTACCGATGGGATGGCTAAGAATAGCCTTTTATGATTTTAAAATTCTAAAAGGTATAAAAGGTAGCAAATTTGTAGGATTAAAACATTTTAAAGCATTTATTAATAATCCAGATTTCTTGAAAATTATGTGGAACACGTTATATATTAATATTTTAAGTTTACTTTTTTGTTTCACAGCACCAATTATTTTTGCCCTATTATTAAATGAACTTTTAGGTGGCAAATTCAAAAAAACAGTTCAAACAGTTAGTTATTTACCACACTTTTTATCAATGGTAGTAGTTGTTGGCATGATTAAAAATATTTTATCACCTTCTATTGGTGTAGTTAATGCTATAAGAAAAGCCTTTGGAAATGAAGCAATTTATTACTTAGGAGAAGCTAAATATTTTCGACCTATAATGATTCTATCGGGAATTTGGCAAGAGATGGGCTGGGGTTCAATTATATATCTATCTGCATTATCTGGAATAAACACAGAGCTATACGAGGCAGCAGTAATTGATGGAGCAGGACGCTTTCAACAGGTTTGGCATATAACAATACCAGGAATTCTTAACACTATCATAGTTATGCTTATATTGAGGATTGGTTCTTTATTGTCGGTAGGATTTGAAAAAGTATATCTACTGCAAAACCCTCATAATATTGCGGTGTCAGAGGTTTTATCTACCTACGTATATAAAATGGGTATGGTAAATAGCAACTATAGTCTTGCAACAGCAGTTGGTATGTTCAACGGAATAATTAGCTTAATTCTTGTTTCATTAGCTAATCAACTAAGTAAAAAATATTCTGAAATAAGTTTAATATAG
- a CDS encoding carbohydrate ABC transporter permease, which translates to MSISNKNSKGEKVFDVVNIILMLILSIIFIYPVLNVLAISLSGSSPVLRGEVTFFPRQITATAYENIFDNKHIWISYANTIFVAAVGCILGLGMSSLAAYPMAFGDFYGKRIYSFLILFTMWFGGGLIPTYLVMRNLKLIDSHWALILDSLAPAYYIIILRSFFMSIPNSLIESAKLDGANDFVCLAKIVIPVSKPVLATVALWFIVGHWNSFLPPLMYLNDRNKYTLQIVLHDIVLQASGKLYEVEGAVHAGEGSMVIPQQVQNAVIFVSLIPMLIVYPFLQQYFVKGVMIGSVKG; encoded by the coding sequence ATGTCGATTTCCAATAAAAATAGTAAAGGGGAAAAAGTATTCGATGTAGTTAATATAATTCTTATGTTAATATTGAGTATTATATTTATTTATCCAGTATTAAACGTGTTAGCAATTTCTTTAAGTGGAAGTTCACCAGTTTTACGAGGAGAAGTTACATTTTTTCCAAGACAAATTACTGCTACAGCATATGAAAATATATTTGATAATAAGCATATATGGATATCTTATGCAAATACTATCTTTGTAGCAGCTGTTGGATGTATTCTAGGTTTAGGCATGAGTTCTCTTGCAGCGTATCCTATGGCATTTGGTGACTTTTACGGTAAAAGAATATATAGCTTTTTAATTTTATTTACCATGTGGTTTGGCGGCGGTTTGATACCAACATATCTAGTTATGAGAAATTTAAAACTTATAGATTCTCATTGGGCATTGATTTTAGATTCTTTAGCGCCGGCTTATTATATTATCATATTGAGAAGTTTTTTTATGAGCATACCTAATTCATTGATAGAATCAGCAAAGCTCGATGGAGCAAACGATTTTGTTTGTCTTGCAAAAATTGTTATACCTGTATCTAAACCCGTACTTGCCACTGTAGCACTTTGGTTTATTGTAGGACATTGGAATAGCTTTTTGCCGCCTTTAATGTATCTAAATGATAGAAATAAATATACTCTGCAAATAGTATTACATGATATTGTATTACAAGCATCAGGTAAACTATATGAAGTCGAAGGAGCAGTACATGCTGGAGAAGGTAGTATGGTTATACCACAGCAGGTACAAAATGCAGTTATTTTCGTATCATTAATCCCAATGCTTATCGTTTATCCGTTTCTTCAACAGTATTTTGTGAAAGGTGTAATGATTGGCTCTGTTAAGGGTTGA
- a CDS encoding extracellular solute-binding protein, whose product MKSNMSKKIISLILALMMLAAVFTGCQKNDSDAKTSDKTSDVSENTNKEDDKKEDEGKDGEEGETLFKDTFKFSYMGTIWGVHPEDGNPIFDELMKRTNTEIDFQWYPVANYEDKVSVTLASGNIPDMIAGGGTTTLLEQEAIIPLDDLLEKHGQNILANLKEEDYPYMRVATDGKIYSVPFILDFPPAYAMQVRKDWLDKVGINEIPDTWDEWKTAWKAFKDQDANGDGDSTNEIPYAGDVYSLLPAFGINVANKIGFTQDADGNYTLMYELPEFRKYLEEMHNLYKEGLLDKEFATRGTFVDNPELEKVCDANLAGSMMTWAANTRRTTEVVREVDPNAALIGVKPIQGPDGKRGIPSRVRVSPTASITVAAEDKAEDIIKFFNYVFSEEGIKLMSYGIEGEHHEIIDSKPSLKAPYNESFENAREVGLNFTPFPHFFMEDAFMQIMMGGKKYEELPEPMKFFSDALYAGEDYFFTPTPTLSTEAYTEKQGQIFPKLEALLASCVTGDISVDEFYDEYEKLKPAGLQDILDQGNEAWKMVKGK is encoded by the coding sequence ATGAAAAGTAATATGTCAAAGAAAATCATAAGCCTAATACTAGCCTTGATGATGTTGGCAGCTGTATTTACTGGCTGTCAAAAGAATGACTCTGATGCCAAAACATCAGACAAAACATCAGATGTATCAGAAAATACAAACAAAGAGGATGATAAAAAAGAAGACGAAGGGAAAGACGGAGAAGAAGGCGAAACTTTATTTAAGGATACCTTTAAATTTAGCTACATGGGAACTATTTGGGGAGTACACCCGGAAGATGGTAATCCCATATTTGATGAACTGATGAAAAGAACAAATACAGAGATTGATTTTCAATGGTATCCAGTAGCCAATTATGAAGATAAGGTTTCTGTAACATTGGCTTCTGGCAATATACCAGATATGATTGCAGGTGGAGGTACCACCACATTACTAGAACAGGAGGCAATTATACCTCTTGATGATTTACTAGAAAAGCATGGACAAAATATTCTTGCAAATTTAAAAGAGGAAGATTATCCTTATATGAGAGTAGCAACAGATGGCAAAATCTACTCTGTTCCATTTATACTTGATTTTCCGCCTGCATATGCTATGCAAGTTCGTAAAGACTGGCTAGATAAGGTAGGAATTAATGAGATACCTGACACATGGGATGAATGGAAAACAGCATGGAAGGCTTTTAAGGATCAAGATGCAAATGGCGATGGAGATTCAACAAATGAGATCCCATATGCAGGAGATGTTTATTCATTATTGCCTGCGTTTGGTATTAATGTAGCCAACAAAATTGGTTTTACACAAGATGCTGATGGGAATTATACTCTGATGTACGAATTACCTGAATTCAGAAAGTATTTGGAGGAAATGCATAATTTATACAAAGAAGGTTTACTTGATAAGGAATTTGCTACACGGGGAACCTTCGTTGATAATCCTGAACTTGAAAAAGTATGTGATGCTAATTTGGCAGGCTCGATGATGACTTGGGCTGCTAATACTAGGAGAACTACGGAGGTAGTACGCGAGGTAGATCCAAATGCAGCCTTGATTGGAGTAAAGCCTATTCAAGGTCCTGATGGAAAGCGTGGAATACCATCTAGGGTAAGGGTTAGTCCTACCGCGTCAATAACTGTCGCAGCAGAAGATAAAGCAGAAGATATTATTAAATTCTTCAACTATGTATTTAGTGAGGAAGGAATTAAATTAATGTCATATGGAATCGAAGGGGAGCACCATGAGATAATCGATTCAAAACCTTCATTGAAGGCACCTTACAATGAGTCTTTTGAAAATGCTAGGGAAGTTGGACTTAACTTTACTCCATTCCCCCATTTCTTTATGGAAGATGCATTTATGCAGATAATGATGGGAGGAAAGAAATATGAGGAACTTCCAGAGCCTATGAAGTTTTTCAGTGATGCGTTATATGCTGGAGAAGATTACTTTTTTACTCCTACTCCTACTCTAAGCACTGAAGCCTATACTGAAAAGCAAGGACAGATATTTCCGAAACTAGAGGCGTTGCTTGCATCATGTGTAACGGGGGATATTTCTGTTGATGAATTTTATGATGAATATGAGAAGTTAAAACCTGCAGGATTGCAAGATATATTGGACCAGGGCAATGAAGCATGGAAGATGGTAAAAGGAAAGTAA
- a CDS encoding GNAT family N-acetyltransferase, translating into MKIVKFNDSYISDVVKLWNKSAKAEMPYKPFTEASFRDKFINNPHFSYEGTFVGIKDEKVIAFANGIFKKEFLPGETYENTPGYLTFILVDKPYRRNGYGSMMLKSVEDYFIACGKKQVQIIFFNPINLEWYIPGSKNHDHPNAPGVDMDGPGYEFLKKHGYEKRSREVSMYLDLSKYELSEKTISKLEELKAKGIYIEYYNEDKHYGFDQFFDNLKNEYWRKDIKDNLARPNPLPVIVANDNGKICGFTGPIDVEKSGRGWFCGIGVDPGYGGDGIGTTLFCMLMKSFKDIGAQFSSLFTGLDNPARKIYERAGFTVVKTWAVMRKEIM; encoded by the coding sequence ATGAAAATAGTAAAATTCAATGATAGCTATATTTCCGATGTAGTAAAACTATGGAATAAAAGTGCAAAGGCAGAGATGCCATATAAACCCTTTACAGAGGCAAGTTTTAGAGATAAATTCATAAATAATCCTCATTTTAGCTATGAGGGCACATTTGTAGGCATAAAAGATGAAAAAGTTATAGCGTTTGCAAATGGTATATTCAAGAAAGAATTTTTACCTGGAGAGACTTATGAAAATACTCCTGGATATTTAACCTTTATATTGGTAGATAAGCCTTATAGACGCAATGGGTATGGAAGTATGATGTTGAAGTCTGTGGAGGATTATTTTATAGCATGTGGGAAAAAACAGGTGCAGATAATCTTTTTTAACCCCATAAACTTAGAATGGTATATACCAGGTTCAAAAAATCACGATCATCCAAATGCCCCTGGTGTAGATATGGATGGGCCTGGATATGAATTTTTAAAAAAGCATGGATATGAAAAGAGAAGTAGGGAAGTATCCATGTATTTAGACCTATCCAAATATGAGCTTAGTGAAAAGACCATATCAAAGCTAGAAGAATTAAAAGCTAAGGGGATTTATATAGAATATTACAATGAAGACAAACATTATGGTTTTGACCAGTTCTTTGATAATTTGAAAAATGAATATTGGAGAAAGGATATAAAGGACAATCTTGCACGCCCGAACCCATTACCTGTAATTGTAGCCAATGATAATGGCAAGATATGTGGTTTTACAGGGCCTATAGATGTGGAAAAAAGCGGTAGAGGATGGTTTTGTGGTATAGGCGTGGATCCTGGCTATGGAGGAGATGGTATAGGTACCACATTATTCTGTATGCTTATGAAGAGTTTTAAAGATATTGGGGCACAGTTTAGTTCCCTTTTTACAGGGCTAGATAATCCGGCCAGAAAGATATATGAGAGGGCAGGATTTACAGTTGTAAAGACTTGGGCAGTTATGAGAAAGGAGATAATGTAG
- a CDS encoding PIG-L deacetylase family protein — MERKKLHIMAIGAHVGDVELSSGITLAKHAILGDDITTVALTAGERGAPSSIPVEEFKEMNIDSASQFAKMLGGRSIVLNYRDGEVPENEDIKFQICDIIRMYKPDVLITHWKNSIHKDHMTTHRVVVDAHFYAALGTMERSKPAHWAKGPYFAENWEDAQGFEPYVFMDVTEGFELWKSAVRKLWLTENSPWFKYLDYYDALSKARGALIHKDRAETFAIDPSQMRMVLSSF, encoded by the coding sequence ATGGAAAGGAAAAAACTTCATATAATGGCTATAGGAGCCCATGTGGGGGATGTGGAGTTATCCTCAGGCATAACCCTTGCAAAACATGCGATATTAGGTGACGATATAACCACTGTAGCACTTACTGCAGGGGAGAGGGGGGCACCATCTTCCATACCAGTAGAAGAATTTAAGGAAATGAATATAGATTCAGCCTCTCAGTTTGCCAAAATGCTGGGAGGAAGATCCATAGTGTTGAATTATAGGGATGGGGAGGTACCTGAAAACGAGGACATAAAATTCCAGATATGTGATATAATAAGAATGTATAAGCCTGACGTGCTTATAACCCACTGGAAAAATAGTATTCATAAGGATCATATGACTACCCACAGAGTAGTAGTTGATGCACATTTCTATGCTGCCCTTGGTACAATGGAGCGTTCAAAACCAGCCCATTGGGCTAAAGGTCCTTATTTTGCAGAAAATTGGGAGGACGCGCAAGGATTTGAACCATATGTATTTATGGATGTTACCGAAGGTTTTGAGCTATGGAAGAGTGCTGTTAGAAAATTATGGCTTACCGAAAATTCTCCGTGGTTTAAATATCTAGATTATTATGATGCTTTAAGCAAGGCACGGGGTGCACTTATCCATAAGGATAGGGCAGAGACATTTGCTATTGATCCATCACAAATGAGGATGGTACTATCATCATTTTAA
- a CDS encoding serine hydrolase domain-containing protein, with protein sequence MLRLDKNLLDNALELIQQGVNKGYFPGATVAIGDRKGVYVVRQYGKACIYPSIADLDKDTLYDLASLTKVVGTTTLFMKFLEMGLVTLDDRVEEYMPKFSCGKKSQIRLFNLLTHTSGLPAYLPLYKMCCDYNDVIRCIGDVNLEYDPGTKVVYSDLGFILLRYILEKAGHASFERLCDTYVFKPMGMENTCFNPKTKNVAATEIDINTGRVLIGKCHDENGRFLSGISGHAGLFSNICDLINFCNMLINRGTILEGRFLSIPAFEMMTRNYTAGLNEDRGIGWCVKGSGGRISSGGDLVSPSAFGHTGFTGTSIWVDIPHNIYIILLTNRVHPSRRNDSIIRFRRVFHNAVLSSIVDD encoded by the coding sequence ATGTTGAGATTGGATAAAAATTTGCTTGATAATGCTTTAGAACTCATACAGCAGGGGGTTAACAAAGGGTATTTCCCAGGGGCAACTGTGGCTATAGGCGATAGGAAAGGGGTATATGTAGTACGACAGTATGGGAAGGCATGTATATACCCTTCCATTGCTGATCTTGATAAGGACACCCTATATGATCTTGCTTCACTTACCAAGGTAGTAGGTACTACGACACTATTTATGAAGTTTTTGGAGATGGGTTTAGTCACCCTAGATGACAGGGTGGAAGAATATATGCCAAAGTTTTCTTGCGGTAAAAAAAGCCAGATTAGATTATTTAATCTTTTGACCCATACATCGGGACTGCCTGCCTATTTGCCACTATATAAGATGTGCTGCGATTATAATGATGTCATAAGGTGCATAGGTGATGTAAACCTAGAATATGATCCAGGTACAAAGGTTGTATATAGTGATTTAGGTTTTATACTCTTGAGATATATACTTGAAAAGGCAGGTCATGCCTCTTTTGAACGGCTATGTGATACATATGTATTTAAGCCTATGGGTATGGAGAATACATGCTTTAATCCCAAAACTAAAAATGTAGCTGCTACTGAAATAGACATAAATACTGGGCGTGTTTTAATTGGTAAGTGCCATGATGAAAATGGTAGATTTTTAAGTGGAATCTCAGGTCATGCGGGACTCTTTTCAAATATATGTGATCTTATAAATTTTTGTAATATGCTTATAAACAGGGGGACTATTTTGGAAGGAAGATTTTTATCAATCCCTGCATTTGAAATGATGACGCGAAATTATACTGCCGGTTTGAATGAGGACAGAGGTATTGGTTGGTGCGTAAAAGGCAGCGGAGGAAGGATTTCATCAGGTGGGGACTTAGTATCTCCTAGTGCATTTGGACATACAGGATTTACTGGTACATCTATCTGGGTGGATATACCACATAATATCTATATTATATTACTCACAAATAGGGTGCATCCGTCTAGGAGAAATGACTCAATAATAAGGTTTAGGAGGGTATTTCATAATGCTGTATTGTCATCTATTGTAGATGACTAG